In the genome of Deltaproteobacteria bacterium, the window CGACGACGAGGTCTTCGCTCTCGTGAGCTTCCTTCAGGACGCCGACCGACAGCAGGCATTTCAGCAGCCGCGCGACTACGGATTCAAGCTCGTCTACAGCGGCGCGGCGGGCTTCCTGGTGCTTATGGGCATGTTTTGGGCCTTCGGACGCCGCAGGAAGAGACGCCCGGTGAATCACGCAATCTTCGAGCGTCAGGTGAAGACGCAATGATCGAGGGCCGTGCCGTGAATCGTGCAACGTCGTTGGTCCGCGAAAGACCGGAGAGGTAGAGACATGAGCTGGATCCAGGACATCATCTCGCCCGAGACGCGGCGGTGGGAAGAGTTCTACCGCAATCGCTTTCAGCACGATCGCATCGTCCGGAGCACCCACGGCGTCAACTGCACGGGGGGCTGCTCCTGGCAGATTCACGTCAAGGATGGCATCGTCGTCTGGGAAACGCAGCAACTCGACTACCCTCTGCTCGAGGATTCGCTGCCGCCGTACGAGCCGCGTGGATGCCAGCGCGGGATTTCGTACTCCTGGTACCTGTATAGCCCGCTACGCATCAAGTATCCGCTGATCCGCGGCGCGCTGCTCGACGCCTTCGAAAAAGAGAAGGCCGCAGCGAAGGGTGACGCGGTCCTCGCCTGGGCGAACCTGCAGAAGGACCCCCAGAAGCGTGCGGCCTACCAGCAGGCGCGCGGCAAGGGCGGCTTCCGCCGCGCCTCGTGGGACACCGTGCTGGAGTTGATGGCGGCTGCGAACATTCACACCGCCAAGGAGTATGGCCCGGATCGCGTGTTCGGCTTCTCGCCCATCCCGGCGATGTCGATGCTGAGCTATGCCGCGGGCGCGCGCTTCCTGCAGCTATTTGGCGGCGTGAACCTGAGCTTCTACGACTGGTACTGCGATCTACCCACGGCGTTTCCGGAGATCTGGGGCGAGCAGACCGACGTCTGCGAGAGCGCCGATTGGTACAACGCGAAGATGATCGCCGACATGGGCGCGTGTCTGAACATGACGCGAACGCCCGATTGTCACTTCTTCGCGGAGGCTCGGCACAACGGCACGAAGGCCGTGGTCTTTGCCCCGGACTTCAGCCAAGTCTGCAAATACGCGGACCAGTGGGTGCCGCTGCACGCCGGTAGTGACGGTGCCTTCTGGATGGCCGTCTCGCACGTGATCCTAAAGGAATTCCACCACGAGAAGGCCACTCCGTATTTCCTGGACTACGTCAAGAAGCACACCGACAGCCCGTATCTCGTGAAGCTCGCGAAGGTGGGAAATCACTACCGTCCCGGCCGCCTCGTTCGCGCCAACGAGATCGCGAAGTGGCGGGACATCGAGCACGGCGACTGGAAGTTTCTCAATATCGACCAGACGAGCAACGAGCTCGTGGTCCCGAAGGGCAGCGTGGGCCACCGCTGGGACAAGACCCAGGGAAACTGGAACACCCTGCACGAGAATGCGATCGACAACAAGCCTTACGATCCGAGGCTGACCCTGCTTGGCGACCGCGATGACACGCTTCCGACGGAGTTCACGGACTTCGGCCTCGACAGGACCGTGGTCCGCAATGTGCCCGTGCGGTACATCGAAACCACCGAAGGCAAGGTACCGGTAACGACCGTCTACGACCTGATCATGGCGCAGTACGGCGTCGGTCGCGGCCTGGCCGGGGACTACCCCAAGAACTACACCGACCCGGACGCCGCCTATACGCCCGCATGGCAGGAGATCCTCACCGGGATCGATTCGAAGACCGTGCTCCAGTTTGCGCGCGAGTGGGCGAACACCGCCGCGGCGACCGAGGGCAAGTGCATGATCATCGTCGGCGCGGGTATCAACCACTGGTACCACGCGAACTTGATGTATCGCGCCGGCGCCATGGCCCTGATGCTCTCAGGATGCGTCGGCAAGAACGGCGGCGGTCTCAATCACTACGTTGGCCAGGAAAAGCTCGCTCCAGTCGACTCCTGGTCCGCCATCGCCTTCGCGAAGGACTGGCAGGGTCCGAGCCGGCTTCAGCAAGCCCCGCTCTGGCACTACATCAACACCTGCCAGTACCGTTACGACGGACAGTTCTCTCGTTACAACGCGGTGCCGAAGAACGAGATGACCGCGCAACATACGGCGGACACGATCTTCCAGTCGGTGCGCAACGGATGGATGCCGTTCTACCCGCAGTTCGAGCAGAACCCGCTCGCCCTTTCCCGCGAGGCCACCGCGAACGGCGCCAAGACCGACGACGAGATCCTCAAATACACGCTCGACAAGCTCAAGAGCAAGACGCTGCAGTACTCGGTCGCCGACCCGGACGCGGAGAAGAACTTCCCCCGCCTTTGGTATATTTGGCGTGGCAACGCGATCATGGGGAGCATGAAGGGGCATGAGTACGCGCTGAAGCACTACCTCGGTACGCACTCCAACGCGATCGGCAAGGACTCCGACGAACATCCGACGGAGGTGAAATGGCATGACGTGGCACCGACGGGAAAGATGGATCTCGTCGTCGACCTCAACTTCCGCATGGATTCGTCGGCCCTCTACTCGGACATCGTGCTTCCGGCTGCGTCCTGGTACGAGAAGGCTGATCTCAACAGCACCGACCTTCATTCCTTCATCCATCCGCTCTCGCAGGCGGTCGCGCCGGTGTGGGAATCGAAGTCCGACTGGGACATCTTCAAGGCGCTCGCCAAGGCGACCGCCGACTGCGCCAAGAAGCACTTTTCCGGAACCCACAAGGACATCGTAGCGACGCCGCTGTCTCACGACACACCGGACGAGGTCACCCAGCCATCGCTGAAGGATTGGTATCGCGGTGAGTGCGAAGCGATTCCGGGCAAGACGATGCACAAGATGGGCATCGTCGAGCGCGACTATACCCAGCTCTACGAGAAGTATATTGCGCTCGGCGACCTAATCCGATCGAAGGGGCTCGGCGCCCACGGCAATCATTACCACTGCGAGGAGGAATACGATCAACTTCTCGCCTCCAATCACTTTCCGACCGAGGTGATTGCCGGCAAGGTCTATCCGTCGCTGCGCGAAGACAACTTGGCCGCCAACGTTCTCTTGCACCTCTCGACGCTCACGAACGGCAAGCTCAACATGAAAGCTTACCGGAACATGGAGAGGAAGACGGGGCTGAAGCTCGCCGACCTCGGTGCGGGAAGCGAAGACGTGCTCATTCGCTATGAGGACCTGCAAGCGCAGCCGCGGCGCTACAACACGTCTCCGCTGTGGTCGGGCTTGATGAACGACGGCAGAGCGTATTGCGCCTACACCTACAATCACGACAGGCGTGTGCCCTGGCGAACTCTCACGGGGCGGCAGCACTTCTACCTCGATCACGACCTGTATCTCGCGTACGGGGAGAACCTGCCCACCTACAAGCCGTCACCGAGGCCGGCCGCGTACGGTGATCTGAAGGAGACGCTCAAGGGCGGCGAGGCGCTCGCCCTCAACTGCCTCACGCCCCACGGCAAGTGGCACATCCATTCGACCTACATGGAGAACCACCGCATGCTCACCCTGTCGCGGGGCTGCGAGCCGTGCTGGATGAGCGAAGCTGACGCGGCCGCGCTCGGGATTCAGGACAACGACTGGGTCGAGGTCTACAACGATCACGGCGTGTACTGCACGCGCGCCTGCGTGAGTTCGCGCATCCCGAAAGGGGTCTGCATCGTCTATCACGTCCCCGAGCGCACGGTCGGCATTCCGAAGTCCCAGGTGCGTGGCAACCGGAGGGCCGGCGGCCACAACAGCTTCACGCGCATTCACTTGAAGCCGAACTACTTGAGCGGCGGCTACGGGCAGTTCAGCTACCACTTCAACTACTGGGGCCCCATAGCACCGCAGCGGGACACGCACGTCATCGTCAAGAGAATGACCACGGTCGTCTTCTGAGAAGGGACACAGAGATGGATATCAGAGCCCAAGTCTCCATGGTCTTTCATCTGGACAAGTGCATCGGCTGCCACACCTGTTCAGTCGCCTGCAAGAACATCTGGACCGATCGAAAAGGCGCCGAGTACCAGTGGTGGAACAACGTCGAGACGAAGCCCGGCACCGGCTACCCGAGCAAGTGGGAGAATCAGGAAATCTACAAGGGAGGTTGGGGTCGGGACGCCGCCGGTCGCATTCACCTCAAGGGTGCGGGAAAGCGGAAGGGGCTTCTCAACATCTTCCACAATCCCCACCTGCCGTCCGTCGAGGACTACTATGAGCCGTTCACCTACGACTACCTGAACCTGATCGAGGCGCCTCCGGGAGATGACCAACCGACGGCGCGGCCCGTCTCGCTCATCACCGGCGAGCCGATGGACGTCAAGATGGGACCGAACTGGGACGACGATCTCAGCGGCACGCCCGACTACGCCCGCAATGATCCTAACCTGGAGAAGCTCACGCCTGCCGAGCGCGAGGCGATGTTCCAGCTCGAGCGCATGGCGTTCTTCTACCTGCCCCGGATCTGCAACCATTGCCTGAATCCAGGCTGTGTCGCGTCCTGCCCGTCGGGCGCCATCTACAAGCGCGGCGAAGACGGAATCGTCCTCATCAACCAGAAGGTGTGCCGCGCCTGGCGAATGTGCGTGACGGCCTGCCCCTACAAGAAGTCGTACTATAACTGGCACACTGGAAAATCCGAGAAATGCATTCTGTGCTTCCCACGGATGGAGGCAGGCTACGCGCCCGCTTGTATGCACTCCTGTGTGGGCCGCATCCGCTACATCGGGGTCATGCTCTACGACGCGGATCGCATCGAGGCCGCGGCGTCGGCAGATGAGAAGGATCTCGTCGCTCGCCAGCTCGATATTCTGATGGATCCATTCGACGATGCCGTGATCGCTGCGGCGAAGGCCAACGGCA includes:
- a CDS encoding nitrate reductase subunit alpha — protein: MSWIQDIISPETRRWEEFYRNRFQHDRIVRSTHGVNCTGGCSWQIHVKDGIVVWETQQLDYPLLEDSLPPYEPRGCQRGISYSWYLYSPLRIKYPLIRGALLDAFEKEKAAAKGDAVLAWANLQKDPQKRAAYQQARGKGGFRRASWDTVLELMAAANIHTAKEYGPDRVFGFSPIPAMSMLSYAAGARFLQLFGGVNLSFYDWYCDLPTAFPEIWGEQTDVCESADWYNAKMIADMGACLNMTRTPDCHFFAEARHNGTKAVVFAPDFSQVCKYADQWVPLHAGSDGAFWMAVSHVILKEFHHEKATPYFLDYVKKHTDSPYLVKLAKVGNHYRPGRLVRANEIAKWRDIEHGDWKFLNIDQTSNELVVPKGSVGHRWDKTQGNWNTLHENAIDNKPYDPRLTLLGDRDDTLPTEFTDFGLDRTVVRNVPVRYIETTEGKVPVTTVYDLIMAQYGVGRGLAGDYPKNYTDPDAAYTPAWQEILTGIDSKTVLQFAREWANTAAATEGKCMIIVGAGINHWYHANLMYRAGAMALMLSGCVGKNGGGLNHYVGQEKLAPVDSWSAIAFAKDWQGPSRLQQAPLWHYINTCQYRYDGQFSRYNAVPKNEMTAQHTADTIFQSVRNGWMPFYPQFEQNPLALSREATANGAKTDDEILKYTLDKLKSKTLQYSVADPDAEKNFPRLWYIWRGNAIMGSMKGHEYALKHYLGTHSNAIGKDSDEHPTEVKWHDVAPTGKMDLVVDLNFRMDSSALYSDIVLPAASWYEKADLNSTDLHSFIHPLSQAVAPVWESKSDWDIFKALAKATADCAKKHFSGTHKDIVATPLSHDTPDEVTQPSLKDWYRGECEAIPGKTMHKMGIVERDYTQLYEKYIALGDLIRSKGLGAHGNHYHCEEEYDQLLASNHFPTEVIAGKVYPSLREDNLAANVLLHLSTLTNGKLNMKAYRNMERKTGLKLADLGAGSEDVLIRYEDLQAQPRRYNTSPLWSGLMNDGRAYCAYTYNHDRRVPWRTLTGRQHFYLDHDLYLAYGENLPTYKPSPRPAAYGDLKETLKGGEALALNCLTPHGKWHIHSTYMENHRMLTLSRGCEPCWMSEADAAALGIQDNDWVEVYNDHGVYCTRACVSSRIPKGVCIVYHVPERTVGIPKSQVRGNRRAGGHNSFTRIHLKPNYLSGGYGQFSYHFNYWGPIAPQRDTHVIVKRMTTVVF
- the narH gene encoding nitrate reductase subunit beta; its protein translation is MDIRAQVSMVFHLDKCIGCHTCSVACKNIWTDRKGAEYQWWNNVETKPGTGYPSKWENQEIYKGGWGRDAAGRIHLKGAGKRKGLLNIFHNPHLPSVEDYYEPFTYDYLNLIEAPPGDDQPTARPVSLITGEPMDVKMGPNWDDDLSGTPDYARNDPNLEKLTPAEREAMFQLERMAFFYLPRICNHCLNPGCVASCPSGAIYKRGEDGIVLINQKVCRAWRMCVTACPYKKSYYNWHTGKSEKCILCFPRMEAGYAPACMHSCVGRIRYIGVMLYDADRIEAAASADEKDLVARQLDILMDPFDDAVIAAAKANGIPDSTIKSAQDSPTYKFVKQWGMALPLHPEFRTLPMLFYVPPLLPVMASVSQSDGAQKEKLNAIAKTWTDNWLYDTSTEELWGTIEQARFPLKYLASLFSAGDTAAIALRLKKLMAVRMYRRWKTVGDLSEEKAKKALKETGLTPDSAEGIFYLTALAKFNDRFVIPPAHREQAMEMLEFTGDVKGSTGFGFREKPERGM